A genomic region of Gimesia chilikensis contains the following coding sequences:
- a CDS encoding ATP-dependent Clp protease ATP-binding subunit has translation MYERFTDRARKVMQLANQEAQRFNHEYIGTEHILLGLVKEGSGVAANVLKNLDVDLRKIRLEVEKIVQSGPDMVTMGKLPQTPRAKKVIEYAMEEARNLNHNYVGTEHLLLGLLREQDGVAAQVLMNLGLKLEEVREEVLNLLGHGLEGGEAGERTPGTGSQKAGKSKTPALDSFGRDLTELAKQKKLDPVIGRSKEIERVIQILCRRQKNNPVLLGEAGVGKTAIVEGFAQMVVDGEVPDLLRDRRIVVLDLAMMVAGTKYRGQFEERIKAVMNEVRRAKNTILFIDELHTLVGAGGAEGAIDASNVLKPALSRGELQCIGATTLDEYRKYIEKDSALERRFQNVMVEPPTDEQTVEILRGLRERYEEHHKVQITDDALEKAVELSSRYITGRCLPDKAIDVIDEAGARIRLKSMVRPPDLKELEEESERLNQSKEEAVANQDFELAANLRDQADKLKKRKETLTQEWREKSKEVDGVVDAEVVAEVVAKITGVPLTRLSSEDTVRLLNMEDELHRRVISQDEAIKQVSKAVRRSRSGLKDPKRPMGAFLFSGPTGVGKTLLAKTLAEFMFGDETALIQIDMSEYMEKHNVSRLIGAPPGYVGFEEGGQLTEKIRRRPYAVVLLDEIEKAHPDVFNMLLQIMEEGHLTDSFGRKVDFKNVVLIMTTNAGAQGMAHGDAFGFRKADDDTSYDAMKRNLMHDLQKEFKPEFLGRLDEVVVFRKLTREELKQIVDIELAKVRKRLKEQGVVLELTDQTREFIIDKGSEGGELDYGARPLRRSVERYIEDPLAEELLRGAFEGKNKVLVTVAEVGDEKRLEFEGSYEAETEELATVGSSEGGSSEGEG, from the coding sequence ATGTACGAGCGGTTTACAGATCGAGCTCGAAAAGTGATGCAGCTGGCCAATCAGGAGGCCCAGCGGTTCAATCACGAATATATCGGGACCGAACATATCCTTCTGGGTTTAGTCAAGGAAGGCTCAGGAGTCGCAGCCAATGTATTGAAAAATCTGGATGTGGATCTGCGCAAGATCCGTCTGGAAGTTGAGAAGATTGTCCAGTCCGGACCAGACATGGTCACCATGGGCAAACTCCCCCAGACGCCCCGCGCCAAGAAAGTCATCGAATACGCGATGGAAGAGGCCCGCAACCTGAATCACAATTACGTAGGTACAGAGCATCTGCTGCTCGGCCTGCTGCGTGAACAGGACGGCGTCGCCGCTCAGGTCCTGATGAATCTGGGTCTGAAACTGGAAGAAGTCCGCGAAGAAGTTCTCAACCTGCTGGGTCACGGCCTGGAAGGGGGCGAGGCTGGCGAACGGACTCCCGGAACCGGCAGCCAGAAAGCCGGCAAGAGCAAGACTCCCGCTCTGGACAGCTTTGGTCGCGACCTGACCGAACTGGCTAAGCAAAAGAAGCTTGATCCGGTCATCGGCCGTTCCAAGGAAATCGAACGCGTCATCCAGATTCTCTGCCGTCGTCAGAAAAACAACCCCGTTCTGCTGGGTGAAGCAGGCGTTGGTAAAACCGCGATCGTCGAAGGGTTCGCCCAGATGGTCGTCGACGGCGAAGTTCCGGACCTGCTCCGCGATCGTCGCATCGTCGTGCTCGACCTCGCTATGATGGTCGCCGGCACCAAGTACCGCGGTCAGTTCGAAGAACGCATCAAAGCCGTCATGAACGAAGTCCGTCGTGCCAAAAACACGATTCTGTTCATCGACGAGTTGCACACCCTCGTTGGCGCCGGTGGTGCTGAGGGAGCGATTGACGCTTCTAACGTACTGAAACCTGCTCTGAGCCGTGGCGAACTGCAGTGTATCGGTGCCACGACCCTGGACGAATACCGTAAATACATCGAGAAAGACAGCGCCTTGGAACGTCGCTTCCAGAACGTGATGGTCGAGCCTCCTACAGACGAACAGACGGTCGAAATTCTGCGTGGTCTGCGTGAACGCTATGAAGAGCATCACAAGGTGCAGATTACCGACGACGCGCTCGAAAAAGCCGTCGAACTCTCTTCACGTTACATCACCGGTCGTTGTCTGCCCGACAAGGCGATCGACGTAATCGACGAAGCGGGTGCCCGGATCCGTCTGAAATCAATGGTGCGGCCTCCCGATCTCAAAGAACTCGAAGAAGAATCAGAACGCCTCAACCAGTCCAAGGAAGAAGCGGTCGCTAACCAGGACTTCGAACTGGCAGCCAATCTGCGTGATCAGGCTGATAAGCTGAAGAAACGGAAAGAGACGCTGACCCAGGAATGGCGTGAAAAATCCAAAGAAGTCGACGGCGTCGTCGATGCGGAAGTCGTTGCAGAAGTGGTCGCCAAGATTACCGGCGTTCCGCTGACCCGGCTCTCCAGCGAAGACACGGTGCGTCTGCTCAACATGGAAGACGAACTGCACAGACGCGTCATCAGCCAGGACGAAGCCATCAAGCAGGTTTCCAAAGCCGTCCGCCGCAGCCGCAGTGGTCTGAAAGATCCCAAACGACCGATGGGGGCATTCCTCTTCTCCGGTCCGACCGGGGTTGGTAAAACCCTGCTGGCCAAGACGCTCGCTGAATTCATGTTCGGCGATGAAACCGCTCTGATCCAGATCGACATGAGTGAATACATGGAGAAGCACAACGTCAGCCGTCTGATCGGTGCGCCTCCGGGATATGTCGGTTTCGAAGAAGGGGGTCAGCTGACCGAAAAGATTCGGCGTCGTCCCTACGCAGTTGTGCTGCTTGACGAAATCGAAAAAGCACACCCCGACGTCTTCAACATGCTCCTGCAGATCATGGAAGAAGGCCACCTGACCGACAGCTTCGGTCGCAAGGTCGACTTCAAGAACGTCGTTCTCATCATGACCACCAACGCCGGTGCTCAGGGCATGGCTCACGGGGACGCCTTCGGGTTCCGTAAAGCCGACGATGACACCAGCTACGATGCCATGAAACGAAATCTGATGCACGACCTGCAGAAAGAGTTCAAACCGGAATTCCTGGGACGTCTCGACGAAGTCGTCGTCTTCCGGAAACTGACCCGCGAAGAACTCAAGCAGATCGTCGACATCGAACTGGCCAAGGTTCGCAAACGTCTGAAGGAACAGGGCGTTGTCCTGGAACTGACCGACCAGACCCGCGAGTTCATCATCGACAAAGGCTCCGAAGGGGGCGAACTCGACTACGGTGCACGTCCGCTGCGTCGTTCGGTCGAACGCTACATCGAAGACCCGCTGGCAGAAGAACTGCTGCGGGGTGCCTTTGAAGGCAAGAACAAAGTGCTGGTTACCGTCGCTGAAGTTGGCGATGAAAAACGGCTCGAGTTCGAAGGTTCTTACGAAGCCGAAACCGAAGAGCTGGCAACCGTCGGTTCCAGCGAAGGCGGTTCTTCAGAAGGCGAAGGTTAA
- a CDS encoding thiamine phosphate synthase has product MQHLLTAGAQRALALAELIANNSNDQVTNPRHLLAALAQEESRAAEILQVHGIVQSLILQEFELTLPDSEAESDLFETEVPLELSQALYRFPQLKDVLNRALEQASQTSLPVEIGSEHLLWGVLKTEGPHTEWLVNQGAISSDSLAASFQGEHQQAGDPIDVDFAFRTVPATVSDQTNTFRTIDAAANRLREGLRVVEDFLRFTLDDAHLTRLLKTTRHQLTEALQFIGQDSLIASRDTLNDVGTAISSTSEFDRPSLEHLVQANLKRVQEAARTLEEFGKLISVEAAAIFKQMRYSLYTLEKSVLTCVSSQHRLEDCQLYLLATESMCHHGCGPAIREAVAVGVRIVQIREKEMSDRQLLEHGRRAREWTREAGAILIMNDRPDLAVAIDADGVHVGQDELPVREVRQIVGSRRLIGVSTHNIEQARQAVLDGADYIGVGPTFPTATKQFAKEEYAGLDFVKQVAAEITLPWFAIGGINAENLPEVLQAGATRVAVSGVICGHERPGQITRDLLDQFTR; this is encoded by the coding sequence ATGCAACATTTACTAACCGCCGGCGCACAGCGTGCCCTGGCGCTGGCAGAACTGATCGCGAATAATTCAAATGATCAGGTAACGAATCCCCGGCATCTGCTGGCGGCTCTGGCACAAGAAGAGTCCCGGGCTGCCGAGATTCTGCAGGTGCATGGAATCGTGCAAAGCCTGATATTACAGGAGTTTGAACTGACTCTGCCGGACTCAGAGGCCGAATCCGATCTGTTCGAGACAGAAGTTCCTCTGGAACTCTCCCAGGCACTGTATCGATTTCCTCAGTTAAAGGACGTTCTCAATCGAGCGCTGGAACAGGCCAGTCAGACCAGTCTGCCGGTCGAAATCGGCAGCGAGCATCTGTTGTGGGGCGTCTTGAAGACCGAAGGACCTCACACGGAATGGCTGGTGAATCAGGGAGCCATTTCCTCGGATTCGCTGGCAGCCTCATTTCAGGGCGAACATCAGCAGGCAGGCGATCCGATCGATGTCGATTTCGCTTTTCGCACGGTCCCCGCGACAGTCAGCGATCAGACGAATACGTTCCGCACTATCGATGCCGCCGCGAATCGTCTGCGGGAAGGACTGCGGGTGGTCGAAGACTTTCTGCGATTCACGCTGGACGATGCGCATCTGACCCGATTACTGAAAACCACCCGGCATCAATTGACCGAAGCCTTGCAGTTCATCGGTCAGGACTCCCTGATCGCCAGCCGCGACACGCTTAACGATGTGGGAACCGCGATCAGCTCGACTTCCGAGTTTGACCGCCCTTCTCTGGAACATCTGGTTCAGGCCAATCTCAAGCGGGTGCAGGAAGCAGCGCGAACACTGGAAGAATTCGGAAAGCTGATCTCTGTAGAGGCAGCCGCTATCTTTAAACAGATGCGGTACTCACTTTATACTCTGGAAAAGAGCGTGCTGACCTGTGTCTCAAGTCAGCACCGGCTTGAGGACTGTCAGCTATATCTGCTGGCGACAGAATCGATGTGTCATCATGGTTGCGGACCTGCAATTCGTGAGGCAGTTGCAGTCGGTGTCCGCATCGTGCAGATCCGCGAAAAAGAAATGTCAGACCGTCAACTGCTCGAACATGGCAGGCGGGCCCGGGAATGGACGCGGGAAGCAGGAGCCATTTTGATCATGAATGACCGTCCGGATCTTGCGGTAGCGATAGACGCTGATGGCGTGCATGTGGGACAGGACGAACTGCCGGTGCGTGAAGTCAGACAGATCGTCGGCTCCCGTCGGCTGATTGGCGTCTCGACGCATAATATCGAACAGGCACGACAGGCCGTACTGGATGGAGCCGATTACATCGGCGTCGGCCCCACCTTTCCCACGGCTACGAAACAATTTGCCAAAGAAGAGTATGCGGGACTGGATTTCGTAAAGCAGGTTGCTGCCGAGATTACCCTGCCCTGGTTTGCGATCGGCGGCATCAACGCAGAGAACCTTCCGGAAGTTCTGCAGGCGGGAGCGACGCGTGTTGCCGTCAGTGGTGTGATCTGCGGGCATGAGCGGCCAGGGCAGATCACGCGAGATTTATTAGACCAGTTTACCCGTTGA
- the amt gene encoding ammonium transporter translates to MSYELTTNTIWVLICTSLVFLMQAGFCCLESGLSRSKNSINVATKNVVDFFIGSLLFWLFGYGLMFGESFLGLIGTTGFAFADNSTTHWATVVFLFQLVFCSTAMTISSGAVAERMRFRSYVILACAIGAVAYPVFGHWAWARDAAGAPAGWLGKLGFMDFAGSSVVHSVGAWSALAAVLILGPRTGRFGAGADKSRFSASNLPLAALGFLILWFGWFGFNGGSTLALNGQVPSIILNTILAGIAGGVFALLWEMFSSKQISVENIFNGSLAGLVAVTAGCNVISYPSAILIGMVAGAVMLGATYLLEKCMQVDDVVGAIPVHGFAGVWGTLAVALFAEMEHVPHGITRMHLLGIQALGAAVCFVWSFGFIWACMWTLNRFLPIRVSAGDEKIGLNVAEHGASTELHSLLETMIAHEKGDSSSRAEVDDFTEAGIVGYQYNRVLDAQEVLLSDVKDRELRYRSIMDNVMDAIITINLEGRIEEFNLGAEHLFGYLNHEVIGQNINLLIPPLHQNLQHKYSEGDLNPQLVRAIGSRQEIVAQRQDGSTFPAELAVSSVVLADREIFTGIIQDISERKEYERSLNEARKRAEAASDAKSEFLANMSHEIRTPMTAILGFTDILLGNLKEKEDIEAAHIVKRNGEYLIGVINDILDLSKIEARKIELEQVRVDTQEIVRDIAALMQVKADLKQLKLKIEFENPIPETIVTDPTRLRQVLINLLGNAIKFTETGYVKLRIQTINLEDSCAQLRFDVIDSGIGISEAALSQIYQPFTQADSSTTRKYGGTGLGLAISKRLVEMLGGQIQVSSKVGVGSTFTITVNTGSLEGVRLLHLDESSFRKAAEEQNQEHQVESGRSVSYRRVLIVEDGLDNQRLISFLLKKEGMEVELADNGKLGSEQALAAQEAGNPYDFVLMDMQMPVMDGYTATRKLREAGYKRPIIALTAHAMKNDMEKCLNAGCDAYATKPVNKQKLLETISHLAEPQASEQAD, encoded by the coding sequence ATGTCTTACGAGTTAACCACGAATACGATCTGGGTATTAATCTGTACTAGTCTGGTTTTTCTGATGCAGGCAGGCTTCTGTTGCCTGGAATCAGGACTGTCACGCTCGAAAAACAGCATTAATGTCGCGACCAAGAATGTCGTCGATTTCTTTATCGGATCATTGCTGTTCTGGCTCTTCGGTTACGGACTCATGTTTGGTGAGTCTTTTCTGGGGCTGATCGGAACGACCGGTTTCGCCTTTGCTGACAACAGCACCACTCACTGGGCCACCGTCGTCTTTCTGTTCCAGCTTGTGTTCTGCAGTACCGCGATGACGATCTCTTCGGGCGCGGTCGCAGAGCGGATGCGGTTTCGCTCCTATGTGATCCTGGCTTGTGCCATTGGTGCGGTTGCCTATCCTGTGTTCGGTCACTGGGCCTGGGCCCGGGATGCCGCAGGTGCCCCGGCAGGCTGGCTGGGAAAGCTGGGCTTTATGGATTTTGCCGGTTCCAGTGTCGTGCATTCCGTCGGAGCCTGGTCTGCGCTGGCAGCAGTTTTGATTCTGGGACCACGCACGGGACGCTTTGGCGCGGGCGCTGACAAATCTCGCTTCTCAGCGAGTAACCTGCCCCTGGCGGCGCTCGGATTTTTGATTCTGTGGTTTGGCTGGTTTGGTTTTAACGGCGGGAGCACGCTGGCATTAAACGGACAGGTTCCCTCTATCATATTAAATACGATTCTGGCCGGGATCGCGGGGGGCGTCTTTGCACTCCTCTGGGAAATGTTTTCGTCTAAGCAGATTTCGGTAGAAAATATCTTCAACGGATCACTGGCAGGGCTGGTGGCTGTGACGGCGGGCTGCAACGTTATTTCCTATCCCAGCGCGATTCTGATTGGCATGGTCGCCGGCGCGGTCATGCTGGGAGCAACGTATCTGCTCGAAAAATGCATGCAAGTCGATGATGTCGTGGGAGCGATTCCCGTGCATGGATTCGCGGGCGTCTGGGGGACCCTGGCTGTCGCCCTCTTTGCTGAAATGGAGCACGTACCGCACGGTATCACACGCATGCACCTCTTGGGGATTCAAGCCCTGGGGGCGGCTGTCTGCTTCGTCTGGAGCTTTGGTTTTATCTGGGCTTGTATGTGGACGCTGAATCGTTTCCTGCCGATCCGGGTTTCCGCGGGTGACGAAAAAATTGGTCTCAATGTGGCCGAACATGGTGCTTCTACCGAACTGCACAGTCTGCTGGAAACCATGATTGCCCACGAAAAGGGGGACAGTTCCTCTCGGGCCGAGGTCGACGATTTTACCGAAGCCGGGATTGTGGGATATCAATACAACCGTGTGCTGGACGCCCAGGAAGTCCTGTTATCGGATGTCAAAGACCGAGAGCTGCGTTACCGCTCGATCATGGACAACGTGATGGATGCCATCATCACCATCAACCTGGAAGGCAGAATCGAAGAATTCAACCTGGGAGCGGAGCACCTGTTTGGCTATCTGAATCACGAGGTGATCGGGCAGAACATCAACCTGTTGATTCCACCCCTGCACCAGAATCTGCAGCACAAATACTCCGAAGGAGACTTGAACCCGCAACTGGTCCGCGCGATCGGTTCGCGGCAGGAAATCGTGGCCCAGCGACAGGATGGATCAACGTTCCCCGCCGAACTGGCTGTGAGTTCGGTTGTGCTGGCAGACCGGGAAATCTTCACCGGAATTATCCAGGACATCAGCGAACGCAAAGAATACGAACGCTCATTGAACGAAGCACGGAAACGGGCCGAGGCTGCCAGCGATGCCAAGAGTGAATTCCTGGCTAATATGAGTCATGAAATCCGCACACCGATGACAGCCATTCTGGGTTTCACTGATATCCTGCTGGGTAATCTGAAAGAGAAAGAAGACATTGAGGCAGCTCACATTGTCAAACGCAATGGCGAGTATCTGATCGGCGTGATCAATGACATTCTGGACCTGTCTAAGATCGAAGCTCGCAAGATCGAACTCGAGCAGGTCCGGGTCGATACACAAGAGATCGTGCGGGACATCGCCGCTCTGATGCAGGTCAAAGCAGACTTGAAGCAGCTCAAATTGAAGATTGAATTTGAGAATCCGATTCCGGAAACAATCGTCACCGATCCGACACGACTGCGTCAGGTGCTGATCAATCTGCTGGGAAATGCGATCAAATTCACCGAGACCGGTTACGTAAAACTCCGCATCCAGACCATCAACCTGGAAGACTCCTGTGCGCAACTCCGATTCGACGTGATTGATTCAGGCATCGGCATCTCGGAAGCGGCACTCTCCCAGATTTATCAACCATTCACACAGGCCGACAGCTCAACGACCCGGAAATATGGCGGCACCGGTCTGGGGCTGGCGATTTCCAAACGCCTGGTCGAAATGCTGGGCGGACAGATTCAGGTCTCGAGTAAAGTAGGCGTGGGAAGTACCTTCACCATCACCGTCAATACCGGCTCTCTCGAAGGAGTGCGACTATTGCACCTGGATGAAAGTTCCTTCCGCAAAGCCGCAGAGGAACAGAACCAGGAACATCAAGTTGAGTCTGGTCGTAGTGTTTCCTACCGGCGTGTACTGATCGTGGAAGACGGCCTCGACAATCAGCGACTGATCTCGTTTCTGCTGAAGAAAGAGGGCATGGAAGTCGAACTGGCAGATAATGGAAAGCTTGGTTCCGAACAGGCACTGGCTGCCCAGGAAGCTGGGAACCCCTATGATTTCGTGCTGATGGATATGCAGATGCCGGTCATGGATGGTTACACGGCCACCCGCAAACTCAGAGAGGCAGGCTATAAGCGTCCGATTATTGCACTGACGGCCCATGCGATGAAAAACGATATGGAAAAATGCCTGAACGCAGGCTGTGATGCCTATGCAACTAAGCCCGTCAATAAACAGAAGCTGCTGGAGACCATCTCGCATCTGGCAGAGCCGCAGGCTTCAGAACAGGCAGACTGA
- a CDS encoding tRNA dihydrouridine synthase, translating into MKIKPVSLGPYQLKSPLCQAALSGYSDYPMRVIAARLGAAYTLCEVMIDRLINQTRQGKQLSMMYCHPDEYPVGGQLMGSEPEEFGPAAQKLVDAGFHVIDINFGCPVKKVMSRCRGGYHLGQPEVALEIISRVRDTVPDSIPVTLKMRRGIDDSSASEENFFRIFEGAYARGLAAITVHGRTVEQKYVGSSKWEFLRQVKQQAGDRIVVGSGDLFSPQACLDMLRVTGVDGVSIARGAIGNPWIFQQTERLLRGESITPPDVHEQRTVIAEHFELAREFYGEKKVCNTMRKFGIFYSELHPQRKAVRDAFIAVKTSDQWLNVLEQWYQNNAPGCFPPVEEPNPLSLEAVAAASGEAH; encoded by the coding sequence ATGAAAATAAAACCGGTCAGCCTGGGGCCTTACCAGCTCAAATCTCCCCTGTGTCAGGCGGCATTGAGTGGCTACAGCGATTATCCGATGCGGGTGATTGCAGCGCGACTGGGGGCGGCTTATACACTCTGTGAAGTGATGATTGACCGTTTGATTAATCAGACACGTCAGGGGAAGCAGCTCTCGATGATGTACTGTCATCCGGATGAATATCCGGTGGGCGGACAGTTGATGGGCTCCGAGCCGGAAGAGTTCGGGCCTGCGGCACAGAAACTCGTTGACGCCGGCTTTCATGTGATTGATATCAACTTTGGCTGCCCGGTGAAAAAAGTTATGAGCCGCTGTCGGGGTGGCTATCATCTGGGACAGCCTGAGGTGGCGCTGGAGATTATTTCCCGGGTCCGAGATACGGTTCCCGACTCAATTCCGGTGACACTCAAAATGCGGCGCGGCATTGATGACAGTTCCGCATCGGAAGAAAACTTCTTTCGTATCTTTGAAGGTGCTTACGCGCGGGGACTGGCGGCGATCACCGTGCATGGCCGCACGGTCGAACAAAAATATGTCGGCTCCAGCAAGTGGGAATTTCTCAGACAGGTCAAGCAACAGGCGGGCGACAGAATTGTGGTGGGGAGTGGCGACCTCTTCTCTCCCCAAGCCTGCCTGGACATGCTTCGTGTGACTGGAGTGGACGGCGTTTCGATTGCCCGGGGTGCTATCGGGAATCCCTGGATCTTTCAACAGACCGAACGCCTGTTGCGGGGGGAATCGATTACGCCTCCTGATGTCCATGAACAAAGGACCGTGATCGCAGAGCATTTTGAACTCGCTCGTGAATTTTACGGCGAGAAAAAAGTCTGCAACACGATGCGCAAGTTTGGCATCTTCTATTCAGAGTTGCATCCGCAGCGCAAAGCAGTTCGCGATGCGTTTATCGCCGTCAAAACTTCAGACCAATGGCTGAACGTTCTGGAGCAATGGTATCAAAATAATGCGCCGGGTTGCTTTCCGCCGGTCGAAGAGCCGAACCCGCTCTCGCTTGAAGCGGTTGCTGCAGCCAGCGGTGAAGCACACTGA